One segment of Streptomyces sp. NBC_00576 DNA contains the following:
- a CDS encoding RNA polymerase sigma factor SigF, whose amino-acid sequence MRNGDGPVRDEERGTRELPAAGSGGPDGPRDTADATAGISGIPEQARPHPEDDPSEAGFVDDGQLDRKGAVQSAPLEGPSEVSLVRASARTRGGSTGGTMSEHERDDAQGAQQTVQVTHHSPTDRSGARALFYELRALPDGSAEYAELRNRLVRMHLPLVEHLARRFRNRGEPLDDLTQVATIGLIKSVDRFDPDRGVEFSTYATPTVVGEIKRHFRDKGWAVRVPRRLQELRLSLTTATAELSQRHGRSPTVHELAEKLGISEEEVLEGLESANAYSTLSLDVPDTDDESPAVADTLGSYDEALEGVEYRESLKPLLEDLPPREKRILLLRFFGNMTQSQIAQEVGISQMHVSRLLARTLAQLREKLLVEE is encoded by the coding sequence GTGAGGAACGGGGACGGGCCGGTGCGGGACGAAGAACGCGGCACACGGGAGCTGCCCGCGGCGGGCAGCGGCGGCCCGGACGGGCCGCGGGACACGGCGGACGCCACCGCCGGGATCTCCGGCATCCCCGAGCAGGCCCGGCCGCACCCGGAGGACGACCCCTCGGAGGCCGGCTTCGTGGACGACGGGCAGCTGGATCGGAAAGGTGCCGTGCAGAGTGCGCCCCTGGAAGGGCCAAGTGAGGTCTCCCTTGTGCGCGCCAGTGCGCGGACTCGGGGAGGGTCGACGGGCGGGACGATGAGCGAGCACGAACGAGACGACGCGCAGGGCGCACAACAGACGGTGCAGGTCACGCACCACTCCCCGACGGACCGCAGCGGAGCACGCGCCCTGTTCTACGAGCTGCGCGCGCTGCCGGACGGCAGCGCCGAGTACGCGGAGCTGCGCAACCGGTTGGTCCGTATGCACCTTCCGCTGGTGGAGCACCTCGCGCGCCGCTTCCGCAACCGCGGGGAGCCGTTGGACGACCTGACCCAGGTCGCGACCATCGGCCTGATCAAGTCGGTCGACCGTTTCGACCCGGACCGCGGCGTCGAGTTCTCGACGTACGCGACCCCGACGGTCGTCGGCGAGATCAAGCGGCACTTCCGTGACAAGGGCTGGGCGGTCCGCGTCCCGCGCAGGCTCCAGGAGCTGCGCCTCTCGCTCACCACGGCGACGGCGGAGCTCTCGCAGCGGCACGGCCGCTCCCCCACGGTCCACGAGCTGGCCGAGAAGCTGGGCATCTCGGAGGAGGAGGTCCTGGAGGGCCTGGAGTCGGCCAACGCCTACTCCACGCTGTCCCTGGACGTCCCCGACACGGACGACGAGTCCCCGGCGGTCGCGGACACACTGGGCTCGTACGACGAGGCCCTGGAGGGCGTCGAGTACCGCGAGTCGCTCAAGCCGCTCCTCGAGGATCTCCCGCCCCGCGAGAAGCGCATCCTGCTGCTGCGTTTCTTCGGCAACATGACGCAGTCGCAGATCGCGCAGGAGGTCGGCATCTCCCAGATGCACGTCTCCCGGCTGCTGGCCAGGACCCTGGCCCAGCTGCGGGAGAAGCTTCTGGTGGAGGAGTAA
- a CDS encoding carbohydrate ABC transporter permease: MTSTTGMRAVAPYVPRKPRKSKAGWNLLGLLVFLTAGFPVYWMLNTAFKPAKDAIDPDPSLLPTGFTLANFRRALNIADFWGPVGRSLIVSLTVVVIGIVVGMLAALAISRFAFRGRKIVIVGILAVQMVPLVAMIIPVFLLLNDLDQYDRLTGLIITYLTFILPFTVWTLRGFIVNIPKELEEAAMVDGCSRTSAFLRVVFPLLAPGLVATSVYGFIQAWNEYLYALMLMSQKNQTATVWLGNFTTKHGTEYAPMMAGSTMMAVPIVVLFLLVQRKMAAGLTAGAVKG; the protein is encoded by the coding sequence ATGACCAGCACCACCGGCATGAGAGCGGTAGCCCCCTACGTACCCCGCAAGCCCCGCAAATCGAAGGCCGGCTGGAACCTGCTGGGCCTGCTCGTCTTCCTGACGGCCGGCTTCCCCGTGTACTGGATGCTGAACACGGCGTTCAAACCGGCGAAGGACGCGATCGACCCCGACCCGAGCCTGCTGCCGACGGGCTTCACCCTCGCCAACTTCCGCCGCGCGCTGAACATCGCCGACTTCTGGGGCCCGGTCGGCCGCAGCCTCATCGTGTCCCTGACGGTGGTGGTGATCGGCATCGTCGTGGGCATGCTGGCGGCCCTGGCCATCTCGCGGTTCGCTTTCCGCGGCCGGAAAATCGTCATCGTCGGCATTTTGGCCGTGCAGATGGTCCCCCTGGTCGCGATGATCATCCCCGTGTTCCTGCTCCTCAACGACCTCGACCAGTACGACCGGCTGACCGGCCTGATCATCACCTACCTCACCTTCATCCTTCCGTTCACGGTGTGGACCCTGCGCGGCTTCATCGTCAACATCCCGAAGGAACTCGAGGAGGCGGCGATGGTCGACGGCTGCTCCCGCACCTCCGCGTTCCTCCGCGTCGTCTTCCCCCTGCTGGCCCCCGGCCTGGTCGCCACCTCGGTCTACGGCTTCATCCAGGCCTGGAACGAGTACCTCTACGCCCTGATGCTGATGAGCCAGAAGAACCAGACCGCCACCGTCTGGCTCGGCAACTTCACCACCAAGCACGGCACCGAGTACGCCCCGATGATGGCCGGTTCCACGATGATGGCCGTGCCGATCGTCGTCCTCTTCCTCCTCGTCCAGCGCAAGATGGCCGCGGGCCTGACCGCGGGCGCCGTGAAGGGATAA
- a CDS encoding diacylglycerol/lipid kinase family protein — translation MRALLVVNPAATTTSARTRDVLTHALASEMKLEAVTTEYRGHARDLGRQAADSKDIDLVVALGGDGTVNEVVNGLLHNGPDPDRLPGLAVVPGGSTNVFARALGLPNDAVEATGALLDALRENRERTVGLGVARGTPGTEDESVPERWFTFCAGLGFDAGVIGRVEQQRERGRKSTHSLYLRQVVRQFLGEANRRHGTITLEQPGVDPVTDLVLSIVCNTSPWTYLGNRPVYASPKASFDTGLDVLGLSRMSTSAVARYGMQLLTSSPERGPHGRHATSLHDLTDFTLHSKVPLPLQMDGDHLGLRTSVTFTGVRRALRVIV, via the coding sequence ATGCGTGCACTTCTCGTGGTCAATCCGGCGGCTACCACCACAAGCGCACGTACGCGCGATGTGCTGACCCATGCTCTCGCTAGCGAGATGAAACTCGAGGCGGTCACCACCGAGTACCGGGGCCACGCGCGTGACCTCGGCCGGCAGGCGGCGGACAGCAAGGACATAGACCTGGTCGTCGCCCTCGGCGGAGACGGGACGGTCAACGAGGTCGTGAACGGCCTCCTGCACAACGGGCCGGATCCGGACCGGCTGCCCGGCCTCGCCGTGGTCCCCGGCGGCTCCACGAACGTCTTCGCCCGCGCCCTCGGTCTGCCCAACGACGCCGTGGAGGCCACCGGCGCCCTCCTGGACGCCCTGCGCGAGAACCGCGAGCGCACAGTGGGCCTCGGTGTCGCGAGGGGCACACCGGGCACCGAGGACGAGTCCGTGCCGGAGCGCTGGTTCACGTTCTGCGCCGGTCTGGGATTCGACGCCGGTGTGATCGGCCGGGTGGAACAGCAGCGGGAGCGCGGCCGTAAATCCACACATTCCCTTTACCTGCGGCAGGTCGTGCGCCAGTTCCTGGGTGAGGCCAATCGCCGGCACGGCACGATCACCCTGGAACAGCCGGGCGTCGACCCGGTGACGGATCTGGTGCTGTCCATAGTCTGCAACACGTCCCCCTGGACGTATCTGGGTAATCGTCCGGTGTACGCGTCGCCTAAGGCTTCGTTCGATACCGGGCTCGACGTACTCGGTCTCAGTCGCATGTCGACGAGCGCTGTTGCCCGGTATGGCATGCAGTTGCTCACTTCGTCCCCCGAGCGGGGACCCCATGGCAGGCATGCCACGTCCCTGCATGACCTGACGGACTTCACCTTGCATTCGAAGGTCCCTCTGCCCCTCCAGATGGACGGCGACCACCTTGGACTGCGAACGAGCGTGACGTTCACAGGCGTACGCCGTGCACTGCGTGTGATTGTGTGA
- a CDS encoding sensor histidine kinase: MNELVRQHTALSDSDLEWLHLLVSEWQLLSDLSFADLVLWVPTHDGTRYVSVAQMRPNTGPTSYQDDMVGHLVPRGRRPLLDAALDEGRIVREGDPEWREEVPVRVESIPVRREGRVLGVIARNTNLLTVRTPSRLELTYLQSASDLAQMIAAGSFPFSNQVVDMDASPRVGDGLIRLDADGIVQYASPNALSAYHRLGLASDLVGHHLGVTTAELAPSRGPVDEALSKVASGWAPREFEIESADGVIQFRAIPLKPKGTRIGSLVLLRDVTELRRRERELITKDATIREIHHRVKNNLQTVAALLRLQARRIDSERGREALEEAVRRVGSIAIVHETLSQNLDERVEFDEIADRVLAMVSEISPGTVTGRRTGRFGILDAEVATPLSMVLTEILQNALEHGFGPGDTGSVEVSAVRGGTTKESRLLVTVQDDGVGLPEGFDPHRSGNLGLQIVRTLVEGELGGTFDMVPAPERGTQVILDIPVRANK, translated from the coding sequence ATGAACGAACTCGTACGCCAGCACACCGCGCTCAGTGACTCCGACCTGGAGTGGCTGCACCTGCTGGTGTCGGAGTGGCAACTGCTCTCCGACCTCTCCTTCGCCGACCTCGTCCTGTGGGTTCCCACGCACGACGGCACCCGCTATGTCTCGGTCGCCCAGATGCGGCCCAACACCGGCCCGACCTCGTACCAGGACGACATGGTCGGCCACCTCGTCCCCCGTGGCCGCCGCCCCCTGCTGGACGCCGCCCTGGACGAGGGCCGGATCGTGCGCGAGGGCGACCCGGAATGGCGCGAAGAGGTCCCTGTCCGCGTCGAGTCGATCCCCGTGCGCCGGGAAGGGCGCGTCCTCGGGGTCATCGCCCGCAACACCAATCTCCTCACCGTCCGGACTCCGAGCCGCCTTGAGCTGACGTATCTCCAGAGCGCCTCCGACCTGGCCCAGATGATCGCCGCCGGATCGTTCCCCTTCTCGAACCAGGTGGTCGACATGGACGCCTCGCCGCGTGTCGGCGACGGACTGATCCGGCTCGACGCCGACGGCATCGTCCAGTACGCCTCGCCCAACGCACTGTCCGCGTACCACCGCCTCGGCCTCGCCTCCGACCTCGTCGGCCATCACCTGGGCGTGACCACGGCCGAACTCGCTCCGTCCCGGGGGCCGGTGGACGAGGCGCTCTCCAAGGTCGCCAGCGGCTGGGCGCCGCGCGAGTTCGAGATCGAGTCCGCCGACGGGGTCATTCAGTTCCGTGCCATTCCCCTCAAGCCCAAGGGGACGCGCATCGGTTCGCTCGTCCTGCTCCGGGACGTCACCGAACTGCGCCGCCGCGAGCGCGAGTTGATCACCAAGGACGCGACCATCCGGGAGATCCACCACCGCGTCAAGAACAACCTCCAGACGGTGGCCGCCCTTCTGCGCCTGCAGGCCCGGCGCATCGACTCGGAGCGCGGGCGCGAGGCCCTGGAGGAGGCCGTACGGCGGGTGGGGTCCATCGCGATCGTGCACGAGACGCTCTCCCAGAACCTGGACGAACGCGTGGAGTTCGACGAGATCGCCGACCGCGTACTCGCGATGGTCTCCGAGATCTCGCCGGGCACGGTCACCGGGCGGCGCACCGGGCGCTTCGGCATTCTGGACGCGGAGGTCGCGACTCCGCTCTCCATGGTGCTGACCGAGATCCTGCAGAACGCCCTGGAACACGGCTTCGGACCGGGCGACACCGGCTCGGTCGAGGTCTCGGCGGTCCGCGGCGGCACGACCAAGGAGTCCCGCCTCCTCGTCACCGTTCAGGATGACGGCGTGGGTCTCCCCGAGGGCTTCGACCCGCACCGCTCGGGCAACCTCGGCCTGCAGATCGTACGGACGCTGGTGGAGGGGGAGTTGGGCGGCACGTTCGACATGGTGCCGGCGCCCGAGCGCGGTACGCAGGTGATTCTCGACATCCCGGTGCGCGCCAACAAGTAG
- a CDS encoding SDR family oxidoreductase encodes MGVLTGRTALVTGASRGIGRGIAERLGRDGARVAVHYGRNEAAAKETVASIEAAGGSAFTIGVELGRPGDAEAVWKAFDQQADGVDILVNNAGIGVSTSIEAIDEAEYDRVFAVNVKASYFITKYGLDRLRDGGRVINISSGLARTAAMPGLTAYSMTKGALDILSRDLSKLLGARGITVNSVAPGIIETDGTAEMLRASEDAREEAAALSALGRVGAPADVADIVAFLASDGGRWTTGSWVDATGGSLT; translated from the coding sequence ATGGGTGTACTCACGGGCAGGACAGCACTGGTCACGGGTGCGAGCAGGGGGATCGGGAGGGGAATCGCCGAGCGGCTGGGGCGGGACGGGGCACGGGTCGCGGTGCACTACGGCCGGAACGAGGCGGCCGCGAAGGAGACGGTCGCCTCGATCGAGGCGGCAGGCGGTTCGGCGTTCACCATCGGGGTCGAACTGGGGCGGCCGGGGGACGCCGAGGCGGTGTGGAAGGCGTTCGATCAGCAGGCGGACGGGGTGGACATCCTGGTCAACAACGCAGGGATCGGTGTGTCGACGTCGATCGAGGCGATCGACGAGGCGGAGTACGACAGGGTCTTCGCGGTGAACGTGAAGGCGTCGTACTTCATCACCAAGTACGGCCTCGACCGGCTGCGGGACGGCGGGCGGGTCATCAACATCTCGTCGGGCCTCGCCCGCACCGCGGCGATGCCGGGCCTCACGGCGTACTCCATGACCAAGGGCGCGCTGGACATTCTCAGCCGGGACCTGTCCAAGCTTCTGGGCGCCAGGGGAATCACGGTGAACTCGGTCGCCCCGGGAATCATCGAAACGGACGGCACGGCCGAGATGCTGCGGGCGAGCGAGGACGCACGGGAAGAGGCGGCGGCCCTGTCGGCGCTGGGGCGGGTGGGAGCGCCGGCGGACGTGGCCGACATAGTCGCGTTCCTCGCGTCGGACGGTGGGCGATGGACGACCGGAAGCTGGGTGGATGCCACGGGAGGTTCACTGACGTAG
- a CDS encoding WhiB family transcriptional regulator encodes MDWRHNAVCREEDPELFFPIGNTGPALLQIEEAKAVCRRCPVMEQCLQWALESGQDSGVWGGLSEDERRAMKRRAARNRARQATA; translated from the coding sequence ATGGACTGGCGTCACAACGCCGTTTGCCGCGAGGAAGACCCGGAACTCTTCTTCCCCATCGGCAACACCGGTCCTGCGCTGCTGCAGATCGAGGAAGCCAAGGCCGTCTGCCGCCGCTGCCCCGTTATGGAGCAGTGCTTGCAGTGGGCGCTTGAGTCCGGCCAGGACTCCGGCGTCTGGGGTGGTCTCAGCGAGGACGAGCGCCGTGCCATGAAGCGTCGCGCCGCCCGCAACCGGGCCCGCCAGGCAACCGCCTGA
- the nagB gene encoding glucosamine-6-phosphate deaminase produces MEVVIVPDAKAGGELIAGAMAQLLRHKPTALLGVATGSTPLPIYQALAAQVSSGAADVSRARIAQLDEYVGLPAEHPESYRSVLRREVLEPLGIGMDAFMGPDGTAEDVRGACEAYDRALAEAGGVDLQLLGIGTDGHIGFNEPCSSLASRTRIKTLTEQTRIDNARFFDGDIGQVPHHVITQGIATILEARHLVLLATGEGKADAVAATVEGPVAAVCPASALQLHPHATVVVDEGAASKLKLADYFRHTFVNKPEWQGI; encoded by the coding sequence GTGGAAGTTGTCATCGTTCCGGACGCCAAGGCGGGTGGCGAGCTCATCGCCGGGGCCATGGCACAGCTGCTCCGGCACAAGCCGACCGCCCTGCTCGGCGTGGCCACCGGCTCGACCCCGCTGCCCATCTACCAGGCCCTCGCGGCCCAGGTGAGTTCCGGTGCCGCGGACGTGTCCCGGGCGCGAATAGCCCAGCTCGACGAGTACGTGGGCCTGCCGGCCGAGCATCCGGAGTCGTACCGTTCGGTGCTGCGGCGCGAGGTGCTGGAGCCGCTCGGGATCGGGATGGACGCCTTCATGGGGCCCGACGGGACCGCCGAGGACGTGCGGGGTGCGTGCGAGGCCTACGACAGGGCGCTGGCCGAGGCCGGCGGGGTCGATCTCCAGCTATTGGGGATCGGGACCGACGGACACATCGGATTCAACGAGCCGTGCTCGTCGCTCGCCTCGCGGACCCGGATCAAGACGTTGACCGAGCAGACGCGGATCGACAACGCGCGGTTCTTCGACGGTGACATCGGGCAGGTGCCGCATCACGTCATCACGCAGGGCATCGCGACGATTCTTGAGGCGCGGCATCTGGTGCTGTTGGCGACGGGTGAGGGTAAGGCTGATGCGGTGGCGGCGACTGTGGAGGGGCCTGTCGCCGCGGTGTGTCCTGCCTCGGCGCTGCAGTTGCATCCGCATGCGACGGTGGTTGTCGATGAGGGGGCGGCTTCCAAGCTGAAGCTTGCGGATTACTTTCGGCACACTTTTGTCAATAAGCCTGAGTGGCAAGGGATCTAA
- a CDS encoding TetR/AcrR family transcriptional regulator: MVNEQPPARAHSASVPASKPRGRPRSFDRETALEQAVLAFWERGYEATSVSDLTRVMGIGAPSLYAAFGDKQSLFAEVVQVYGVTHGAFGDRALAEEPTARAAIGRMLREAAAEYTDPGHPHGCLVIHAATNCTTPEVEASLRDRRKAAIAAFGSRIEADVAAGELPAGTDAGVLARYVGAVLQGMSQQARDGASREELEALAEIAMAIWPRT; this comes from the coding sequence ATGGTGAACGAGCAGCCCCCTGCCAGGGCGCATTCCGCATCCGTGCCCGCGTCCAAGCCGCGAGGCAGGCCCCGCTCCTTCGATCGCGAAACCGCGCTGGAGCAGGCGGTCCTCGCTTTCTGGGAGCGCGGGTACGAGGCGACCTCCGTCTCCGACCTCACCCGCGTCATGGGCATCGGTGCCCCGAGCCTGTACGCGGCGTTCGGCGACAAGCAGTCCCTCTTTGCCGAGGTCGTGCAGGTGTACGGGGTGACGCACGGTGCCTTCGGTGACCGCGCCCTCGCCGAGGAGCCCACCGCCAGGGCCGCGATCGGGCGGATGCTCAGGGAAGCCGCAGCCGAGTACACGGACCCCGGCCACCCCCACGGCTGCCTGGTGATCCACGCGGCCACCAACTGCACGACGCCCGAGGTCGAGGCCTCCTTGCGCGATCGGCGCAAAGCGGCCATCGCCGCCTTCGGGAGCCGTATAGAAGCGGATGTCGCGGCGGGCGAGCTGCCTGCCGGAACCGACGCGGGTGTGCTCGCCCGGTATGTGGGGGCGGTCCTCCAGGGAATGTCGCAGCAAGCGCGCGACGGTGCGAGCCGGGAGGAACTGGAGGCGCTCGCGGAAATTGCCATGGCGATCTGGCCCCGCACATGA
- a CDS encoding glycoside hydrolase family 3 protein: protein MTTLARRPDTLTRDALTVLQPGFTGTTAPDWLLRRLGEGLASVGLFGRNITSPTQLAALTAQLRAERDDVLVAIDEEGGDVTRLEVRTGSSFPGNHALGAIDDVQLTREVAHELGHRLRACGVNLNWAPSADVNSNPANPVIGVRSFGADPELVARHTAAYVTGLQTAGVAACTKHFPGHGDTSVDSHHALPRIDASRSVVLDRELSPFRAAFAAGTKAVMSAHILIPSLDPDRPATLSHPVLTDLLRGELGFTGLIVTDGMEMQAIAGTYGIERGSVLAIAAGADAICVGGGLADDETVRRLRDALIKAVRTGDLPEARLADAAERVRTLAHWTSTPPQEPSATRSTDVGLLAARRAVEVTRRADSAPFDPLREPPYVAAFTPVANFAVGNETPWGVAAELLRLLPGTRTGTFTGDGAAQAALAEAGPSRIVAVVRDEHRHPWMSAALDTLLDARPDTIVVEMGVPQAPRRGTLHLATHGAARVCGRAAAEIIAGT from the coding sequence ATGACGACACTCGCCCGCCGCCCGGACACGTTGACCCGCGACGCGCTCACGGTCCTCCAGCCCGGCTTCACCGGCACCACGGCCCCCGACTGGCTGCTGCGCCGCCTCGGCGAAGGCCTCGCCTCCGTGGGCCTGTTCGGCCGCAACATCACGTCTCCCACCCAACTGGCCGCCCTCACCGCCCAGTTGCGCGCCGAACGCGACGACGTCCTGGTCGCGATCGACGAGGAGGGCGGCGACGTCACCCGCCTGGAGGTCCGCACCGGCTCCTCCTTCCCCGGCAACCACGCCCTGGGCGCGATCGACGACGTCCAGCTGACGCGGGAGGTGGCGCACGAACTCGGCCACCGCCTCCGTGCCTGCGGGGTCAACCTCAACTGGGCCCCGTCGGCGGACGTCAACTCCAACCCCGCCAACCCCGTCATCGGCGTCCGCTCCTTCGGCGCGGACCCGGAGCTGGTCGCCCGGCACACCGCCGCCTATGTCACCGGTCTCCAGACGGCGGGCGTCGCCGCCTGCACGAAGCACTTCCCGGGCCACGGAGACACGTCGGTCGACTCCCACCACGCCCTCCCACGGATCGACGCGAGCCGTTCAGTGGTCCTCGACCGCGAGCTGTCCCCGTTCCGCGCCGCTTTCGCCGCCGGCACCAAGGCGGTGATGAGCGCCCACATCCTGATCCCCTCCCTGGACCCCGACCGCCCGGCCACCCTCTCCCACCCGGTCCTCACCGACCTCCTCCGCGGCGAACTCGGCTTCACCGGCCTGATCGTCACCGACGGGATGGAGATGCAGGCCATCGCGGGCACTTATGGCATCGAACGCGGCAGCGTCCTCGCCATCGCCGCCGGCGCCGACGCCATCTGCGTAGGCGGCGGCCTCGCGGACGACGAGACGGTACGCCGCCTGCGCGACGCCCTGATCAAGGCCGTCCGTACCGGCGATCTCCCGGAGGCCCGCTTGGCGGACGCGGCGGAACGCGTCAGGACCCTGGCGCACTGGACGTCGACCCCACCACAGGAGCCCTCTGCCACGAGGTCCACGGACGTCGGCCTCCTCGCCGCCCGCCGCGCCGTGGAGGTGACGCGCCGGGCGGACTCCGCCCCGTTCGACCCCCTCCGCGAGCCTCCGTACGTGGCCGCCTTCACCCCCGTGGCGAACTTCGCCGTCGGCAACGAGACCCCGTGGGGTGTGGCCGCCGAGCTGCTACGCCTCCTGCCCGGCACCCGCACCGGCACCTTCACCGGCGACGGGGCGGCCCAGGCGGCCCTGGCGGAGGCGGGCCCGAGCCGCATCGTGGCCGTGGTCCGCGACGAACACCGCCACCCCTGGATGTCCGCCGCGCTGGACACCCTCCTCGACGCCCGCCCCGACACGATCGTCGTCGAGATGGGCGTCCCCCAGGCCCCCCGCCGGGGCACCCTCCACCTGGCAACCCACGGCGCGGCCCGAGTCTGCGGACGCGCGGCGGCAGAGATCATCGCGGGGACCTAG
- a CDS encoding carbohydrate ABC transporter permease translates to MSAADTTTPAKLPPSTRHAPPSPPPGTGTPPRRRTPKGAAAIPWALLAPCLLILALVLGYPLVRLVTLSFQKFGQSQLWGFQPAESVGFDNFSNVLGDGEFWDVVVRTIVFAVGCVVFTMVGGMLIALLLQRVSGWMKTLINIVLVASWGMPIIVATTVFKWLFDSDYGIVNALLSKLPGVELIGHNWFASGPQGLAVIMLLVVWGAVPFVVITLGAGLTQVPKELEEAARLDGAGAWGVFRYVTLPILKPIIVMLTTLSVIWDMGVFPQVFVMRNGHPEAEFQLLTTYSYDRAFAVNDYAQGSAIALLTVVLLLGVVAVYMRQMLKIGDVE, encoded by the coding sequence ATGAGTGCCGCTGATACGACCACACCTGCCAAGCTGCCGCCGTCGACACGGCACGCGCCGCCGTCACCGCCGCCCGGCACGGGCACACCACCCAGAAGACGGACGCCGAAGGGTGCCGCCGCGATTCCGTGGGCCCTGCTGGCCCCCTGTCTCCTGATCCTCGCCCTCGTCCTCGGCTATCCGCTCGTCCGTCTGGTCACCCTGTCCTTCCAGAAGTTCGGGCAGTCCCAGCTGTGGGGCTTCCAGCCGGCCGAGTCGGTGGGCTTCGACAACTTCAGCAACGTGCTCGGCGACGGCGAGTTCTGGGACGTCGTCGTCCGCACCATCGTCTTCGCCGTCGGGTGCGTGGTCTTCACGATGGTCGGCGGCATGCTGATCGCACTGCTGCTCCAGCGGGTGAGCGGCTGGATGAAGACGCTCATCAACATTGTCCTGGTCGCCAGTTGGGGCATGCCGATCATCGTGGCGACCACCGTCTTCAAGTGGCTGTTCGACTCCGACTACGGGATCGTCAACGCCCTGCTGAGCAAGCTGCCGGGCGTCGAGCTGATCGGCCACAACTGGTTCGCGAGCGGACCACAGGGCCTGGCTGTGATCATGCTGCTCGTCGTCTGGGGCGCGGTGCCGTTCGTGGTCATCACCCTCGGCGCGGGGCTGACCCAGGTCCCGAAGGAACTGGAGGAGGCGGCCCGGCTGGACGGCGCGGGCGCCTGGGGCGTCTTCCGTTACGTCACCCTCCCCATCCTCAAGCCGATCATCGTGATGCTCACGACCCTGTCGGTCATCTGGGACATGGGGGTGTTCCCCCAGGTGTTCGTCATGCGGAACGGCCACCCGGAGGCCGAGTTCCAGCTCCTGACCACCTACTCCTACGACCGCGCCTTCGCCGTCAACGACTACGCCCAGGGCTCGGCGATCGCCCTGCTCACCGTGGTGCTGCTGCTCGGCGTCGTGGCCGTCTACATGCGCCAGATGCTGAAGATCGGGGACGTTGAATGA